The following are from one region of the Candidatus Tanganyikabacteria bacterium genome:
- the fliN gene encoding flagellar motor switch protein FliN — MTDAERQAYASVRFGPLASSPGMGEPVRGNLDLLRDIRLTITVELGRSSLPLREVMKLVEGSVIEMDQLAGDPVHVYVAGKIVADGEVVVIGSNFGVKITRIHQSELAGAMA, encoded by the coding sequence TTGACGGACGCTGAAAGGCAGGCGTACGCCTCGGTACGGTTCGGGCCGCTGGCATCGAGCCCCGGGATGGGCGAACCCGTGCGCGGCAACCTGGACCTGCTCCGGGACATCCGGCTGACGATCACCGTGGAACTCGGGCGCAGCAGCCTCCCGCTGCGCGAGGTGATGAAACTCGTCGAGGGCAGCGTGATCGAGATGGACCAGCTTGCGGGAGATCCCGTCCACGTCTACGTCGCGGGCAAGATAGTCGCCGACGGCGAGGTGGTCGTCATCGGCTCGAACTTCGGCGTCAAGATCACCCGCATCCACCAGTCCGAACTGGCCGGAGCGATGGCGTGA
- a CDS encoding FliO/MopB family protein, whose translation MTLLTVSAAATASTWLASPPPAPAADFSVWQLLLNLLVVCGILGLMAWGAMVLLRGRLALPVGLKARAIRVEDRLPIDPQRSILILGVGDRRWLVGMTAYGFNPIAELDDGEGFEKALVSEVSK comes from the coding sequence GTGACGCTCTTGACCGTCTCGGCGGCCGCGACGGCGTCGACCTGGCTGGCCTCGCCGCCGCCCGCCCCGGCGGCGGATTTCTCGGTCTGGCAGTTGCTGCTGAACCTGCTGGTGGTCTGCGGCATCCTGGGCCTGATGGCCTGGGGCGCCATGGTATTGCTGCGCGGTCGCCTCGCGCTACCGGTCGGCCTCAAGGCCAGGGCCATTCGCGTCGAGGATCGCCTCCCCATCGATCCGCAGCGCTCCATCCTGATCCTGGGAGTCGGCGACCGGCGCTGGCTGGTGGGGATGACTGCTTACGGCTTCAATCCCATCGCCGAACTGGATGACGGCGAGGGCTTCGAGAAGGCGCTCGTGTCCGAGGTGAGCAAATGA
- the fliP gene encoding flagellar type III secretion system pore protein FliP (The bacterial flagellar biogenesis protein FliP forms a type III secretion system (T3SS)-type pore required for flagellar assembly.): MIAPLLVPLAPLSQQAANLLGQVDLRAPIDNPGLTTPLQLIFMLALLTILPFLIIMTTSFMRTIIVLGFLRQAMGTQTIPPNPVLLGLGLFLAIYTMNPVWSTIDQNALQPYLHKRIDQPTAIQAAVAPIQEFMLRQTSQQELAFFVRLTRHPEPATPADVPIHVVIPAFMISELTTAFKIGFIIYVPFLVIDLVVANVLMALGMSMLPPQMISTAFKILIFTLANGWHLIAQALIGSFK, translated from the coding sequence ATGATCGCGCCCCTGCTGGTCCCGCTCGCGCCGCTTTCGCAGCAAGCCGCCAACCTGCTCGGCCAGGTCGATTTGCGCGCCCCGATCGACAACCCGGGCCTCACCACGCCGCTCCAGCTCATCTTCATGCTGGCGCTGCTCACCATCTTGCCGTTCCTCATCATCATGACCACGAGCTTCATGCGGACGATCATCGTCCTGGGGTTCTTGCGCCAGGCGATGGGCACGCAGACCATCCCGCCCAACCCGGTGCTGCTGGGCCTGGGGCTGTTCCTCGCCATCTACACGATGAACCCGGTCTGGAGCACGATCGACCAGAATGCGCTGCAGCCCTACCTCCACAAGCGCATCGATCAGCCCACCGCCATCCAGGCCGCCGTCGCGCCCATCCAGGAGTTCATGCTCAGGCAGACCTCCCAGCAGGAACTGGCGTTCTTCGTGCGCCTGACGCGCCATCCCGAACCCGCGACCCCGGCCGACGTGCCCATTCACGTGGTCATCCCGGCGTTCATGATCAGCGAATTGACCACGGCCTTCAAGATCGGCTTCATCATCTACGTGCCGTTCCTGGTGATCGACCTGGTGGTCGCCAACGTCCTGATGGCTCTTGGCATGAGCATGCTGCCGCCGCAGATGATCTCGACGGCGTTCAAGATCCTGATCTTCACCCTGGCCAACGGCTGGCACCTGATCGCCCAGGCGCTCATCGGCTCGTTCAAGTGA
- a CDS encoding flagellar biosynthetic protein FliQ, which translates to MSDTTVIHVVQQAIILIVIMSSPVILTSLIVGFIAALLMTITSIQEQTLSFVPKTLAVFAVLLAVGPWLLSTMVGYFVRLWSSIPDLLKH; encoded by the coding sequence ATGAGCGACACCACCGTCATCCACGTCGTGCAGCAGGCGATCATCCTGATCGTCATCATGAGCTCGCCGGTCATCCTCACGAGCCTGATCGTGGGCTTCATCGCCGCCCTGCTGATGACCATCACGAGCATCCAGGAGCAGACCCTGTCCTTCGTGCCCAAGACCCTGGCGGTCTTCGCCGTGCTGCTCGCGGTGGGCCCGTGGCTGCTCTCGACGATGGTGGGCTACTTCGTGCGGCTCTGGTCCTCCATCCCGGATCTGCTCAAACACTGA
- a CDS encoding flagellar biosynthetic protein FliR, which translates to MLPLLASVAGAADEPWRQAALAFLGQAAPSFGLILARTAGMLQQAPVLGSRTVPATARAGLTLMLSIIYWTTLETAPAVPDTIMLFSLALFLEFLTGLLFGFAAMLMFYGFQAAGELVAQQTGLSMMTTLNPSLRTQTTAVGNLFFYLSQFAFLAIGGYLWFLQGYYQTFELVPLGGFRLTQHVWLATSQVVVSFFLITVQIAMPAIMVMFLVDFGLGIINRSSPAVSNILEIVQAVKPTVGFMLLILMVPNTIGAVGQWADRFLRQAQSIMILDSSTAPRMELFRPIR; encoded by the coding sequence ATGCTTCCGCTGCTGGCCTCCGTGGCCGGGGCCGCCGACGAGCCCTGGCGGCAGGCGGCGCTGGCGTTCCTGGGCCAGGCGGCGCCGAGCTTCGGGCTGATCCTCGCCCGCACCGCCGGGATGCTGCAGCAGGCGCCGGTCCTGGGTAGCCGTACGGTGCCTGCGACCGCCCGCGCGGGCCTCACGCTGATGCTGTCGATCATCTACTGGACGACTCTCGAGACCGCGCCAGCGGTGCCGGACACCATCATGCTGTTCTCGCTCGCGCTGTTCCTGGAGTTCCTGACCGGCCTGCTGTTCGGCTTCGCGGCGATGCTGATGTTCTACGGCTTCCAGGCCGCGGGCGAACTGGTCGCCCAGCAGACCGGCCTGTCGATGATGACCACCCTGAACCCGAGCCTCCGCACGCAGACCACGGCGGTGGGCAACCTGTTCTTCTACCTCTCGCAGTTCGCCTTCCTGGCGATCGGCGGCTACCTGTGGTTCCTGCAGGGCTACTACCAGACGTTCGAACTGGTGCCCCTGGGCGGTTTCCGGCTGACGCAGCACGTCTGGCTGGCCACCAGCCAGGTGGTCGTGTCGTTCTTCCTCATCACGGTACAGATCGCGATGCCGGCCATCATGGTGATGTTCCTGGTGGACTTCGGCCTCGGGATCATCAACCGCTCCAGTCCGGCGGTTTCGAACATTCTGGAGATCGTCCAGGCCGTGAAGCCCACGGTCGGCTTCATGCTGCTGATCCTGATGGTGCCCAACACCATCGGCGCCGTCGGGCAGTGGGCCGACCGCTTCCTGCGCCAGGCGCAGTCCATCATGATCCTGGACTCGAGCACGGCACCGCGGATGGAACTCTTCCGCCCGATCCGGTAG